GGCCTAAGACCATTGCACATCTAACCCACTGTACAATGGATGTAAGCCTATTTGCTTGCTTAATTACTTAGTGTCACTCAAGGGCTCTTCTCGTTTGATAATTGAACCCACTTttagcttttcattttcaaaattcatTATGGATCAATTGATTTTAGGAGTTTAAAATCTTGTACATCTATTCAACAATCGACATTTTAAGagtaaatttcagctttagttTCATTCTAGCAATAATAATCTGTTGGCATTGCAAGATTTTGAGACTTGCGAAAATAGTCTATGATCTCGAGAGATGAATGAATTCCACACGGTGAAAGTTGGCTcaagggaggaaaaaaaaaatctgtttctttccttttttttttaataacttttccTGCCATTCTAGTCATTTTTATCTTTAAATTAATAAAGATAATATAATGTTAGAACTACGAATTGATCCAGTTGGTAATAATATCTTCTCTTAACCCATTGCCTTAATATGACAACGGATGTCTGCTCTTAGTGTCTACATCCATCTCCATGTTGGACATACACAAACTCAATTTGACTTTGATAATGAGTGATGCGTGAAACTACGCCCTATTTTGCCCAAATTAGAAATAAAGGACGAGGCCAAAAGGAAATATAAGTAAGCAAGCTGAGATGATAATgatggaacttttttttttttttttttataacaccCCCAACAATGATTTTGATAATGATTTTTATAAAGGACTTTGATAATGATTTTGAATATTTGTTCAAGAcatttttaaggataaaataggtattttaaaaaaaatttcacaaacttcctccaactttctctccacCAATTTGGGAGGAAAAATTTTGCCTACTATTCATCTTCTTAAATCCttccattttttccttcttttcttttccactaaaaactaacaaatgaaggaaaacttaactttctcttcttttactttcttttctgtcCAAATCCTCCACCAAACGAACCCCAATTGCGgaacctcttttctttttctgtagCTTCATTGACGTCAATAAATCGAGCAACCTCAGATAGGGCTTTCCGCATCGCATCTATGAAACTTTTTATCAACACAGCATAAagaatttttttctcaaattgttGCAAGACCCCTTTTCCGCCCCCAGCCTATCAATTATGAACAAAAAAGGTGAAAGGAAAATTAATTTGATGCAAAGGCGAAGACCAGAACTGGAGTTCTAATTGCTGCCCTTTTGGTACATGGACCCCAGGTACTGAATTTATGCGAAAATCAAATGTATCGTAAACTACTTAGACAGCCCTTGAATTATTTCCGTTGTTAAGTTTTGGCCCTAATATAAATTCTGTTTCAAAGTATTCcccaaatgataaaaaaggTATACATTCCGCCCATTTTAGTCATGAGCGTAGTTAAAATTAAAGGGCATTTTTCTTCAACCATATAATACAGCAATCGAGACGAGAATTAGCAGCCCTAAAGAGAGAGAAGCACATTATTATTctttcaaaatcaaaagaatCATAAAGAAGTTGAAATGGGTTAAGTTTCATGAATTTTGCCTTCCTTCAGGTTTTTAATGAACGGTGCGTGCGTACCATACTTTTTATTACATCCAAATTGAGTGATTAAACCCCCAGATTTAGTCTAAATTAAGTAATTAAACGTTAATATCCCTagttaataaaaatcaaaacttaAGGAATGAAATGCGTTTTACCTGAAACAATATAAATTTTGAATTGCCAAAACAATGGGGATGATAAGTGCCATTTTCTCTTCCTTACAAATTGTTTGACGTTTCGATCTAAACCAAGCCCAGGTGCGAAACCCAGGAAAGTTGCTCTGGACCAGTGGGCTAAACATAGCCCACTATCAACATCAACATCAAAAAAAAACAACATCAacatcaaaaaatcaaatcccCCAAAAGACTTTGACCGACCTGGTTGGCGAACCCATGGCCACGTTTTAACACCTACCAAACTAAACCCCCTGCAACAGCTGAATCTACTCGTCACTCTCGCCTTCATTAATTTCCCCATCAAAATTTCCAAACTCCTACAGCGAGTTTTCGTGTGTTTGCATAACTTCGCCGGCAGTTTAGCGTCGGTGTCATGGTACTAGGCCATCCTACTCTCTGGGGAATTACTCTACTGCATTTTTTTTGGGTCCATACTCCCCAGCTATAtatatactccctccctttttttataactgacgtttaaggttttgcacaccaattaagaaaagtttttcattgcttaaatctatacactactttccttttgtaccctcattaattgtccaattcacccatgttttctctcactagagtactaaatggtgctgttttacTAGGCCAAAAGCAATGCAAACTAACTCCCACCAAACTAATTactaggagtagtaattaagaaccctgtattagaaaagagagataaaagggtaaaattgtgaaaaaataattaatactgtATAGGGATTataaaacgacagataaaagtacactagaacaaatttcttaaacgtcagttataaaaaaagggagggagtatataTAAGCCATAACCTGACCCTGCTCTTTTCCAATAACAAGAACATTTTATTGATGACAACAGATATCGTCCATTCctcctactttttttttttttttttttttttttttctgacggaGTTGGTGTCCGGGTCAAGTCCTTAAAGGCGGCGCGATTAATCCCACTTCGCCCCGGCCCAGCGCCCCAACCAGACATAGCACGTTAGATTGCCTACTTACTCTCCTAATTTCTCACTAACCAGTCCACCCATCTCCAATTCTCCACCACCCTTCGGTCAATTTTGCTtctctacccaaaaaaaaaaaaaaccaaaaaaaaaaaaaaagtttcaatgTCCAAGGCTCCAAATTCTGCCCATCCCAACTAACCCCTTCGTTTTAAACGACTCTATATATAGCGTCATACCACCACTACCACTGCTACAAACTACAAAACTCACAGACTACCAATTCTTCAAAGGTGCCGCGAAATCTCTGAGTGCTAGTTACAATATGTCCCTCTCGCTCTCCGTTGGTGAAGTTCATGTTGACGGCCACGTTTTCCCTCCGGCCGCGAAGAAGCCTCCTGGCTCTGATCAAAACTTTTTTCTGGGAGGAGTAGGTTCGCTATTTTAAAGCTCTCTAATCGCTATTTTCACTACTCTCTTTTCAATGTCGTTGGAATGTAATTTTTTGcaatttctcttcttcttcttccaagGTTTGGGGGGGTAAGTGAAATATTGCTGTGCGGGATAAATGAACAATGGAGAGAGAGCAAAAATGGGGGAAGCAGTTGTGGGACTAATATATAATCACCTTGTCTAATGACATTGCACTTTTCGTTAatcaattatttaaaaatattttttaatttaataatgTGGGCAGGGGCACGAGGATTGGAAATTGAAGGCAAGTTTATTAAATTCACGGCTATTGGAGTTTACTTGGAGGAGACCGCCATTCCGTCACTGGCCGTTAAGTGGAAGGGCAAGACTGCAGAGGAATTAACGGAATCCGTTGAGTTCTTCAGAGACATCGTTACAGGTGGCGACGCCTTCTATATCTAATTTCATCGTTGTCGCATGGTTGATATCGGCCTATCCCGGCCCAGCCTCAATTGCAAATCACCACCATTCCAAATCTATTAAACTATGTCGTTTTTGATAGTTTGGGATTAAAGGGTATTTATGTAATCTCACTGATGTTGAAACACTCGTAGTTAGTGTGGAGAGCTCACTTGGGCCTGGCTCAATGACTACCCAATACTAAGTATAAATTAGTTTGTCAACCCATGACGTGACGTCACGTGGGCGGGCAAATGATGGATCGGGCCAGCCTTTACCAATTGTTGCTGCAGATAGcctgttggtcttggacaatcgGTCTATCTGACCAATTTCTCGAGTAGGATCTCTGTCTGCTGAAAAAGTGTACAGCTTTCGATCTGAAACAAGTTGAGCCCATGCCTAAGCTACTACTGTCGGATGACTTTGTCATCTCTTCCTTTGATTCCTCCCCTGCTTGCAGATTTGAACTAAGAAGAAAGTTAGATGTGCTCGTGAATAATTGATCGAGCATTATAGTTAATTTTCGTAGCGTTCAGTTGAATGAATTAGTCAACGTTCATTtatacttttggaactgttgcATATTTAGAAGGTCTTGAAATTGATCATGACGGTAGTACTTTGCCTGTGTGCTTTTAGGTCCCTTTGAGAAATTTATAAGGGTGACGATGATCTTACCCTTAACGGGTAGGCAATACTCAGAGAAGGTTGCCGAAAATTGCGCTGCTTATTGGAAAGCAGTTGGAATTTACACTGATGCAGAGGATAAAGCCATTGAAATGTTCCTTGACATCTTCCAGAATGAGTCCTTCCCACCTGGAGCCTCTATTCTGTTCACCCAGTCACCTCTGGGATCATTAACGGTGTGTAGTTATAATTGCTGAACAAGGTTTCCTTTTTCGTTTCTTTCTGCCTTTCAGCTGATGTTAGACAGCAATAGACATATTATTATTTTCCATGTTATAAGTTTCCTCGTTGATGCTTGATGTGGTAACACGATGCTTGCTTTCCTGGAGATCTTGCCATGCTTGTTGAATTTAAGAACACTAGTAAGATCCACAAAGCTATATTTGCTGGTTCCGTGATGTGTGCATTGTTGGCAATGCCAAGTACAGTTGAATATCTGAAGAAACCAGGAGATGTTTAAACTGCTCAATCGGCATAGGGAAAAACTTTTACGGATGACCATTTTCTGATTTGCACTATGTACATCTTGCATCAAACTGGCTAAAAGCAAAGTTTGACTTCTTCTTGCAATTACAGATTAGCTTCTCGAAGGATAGTTCAATTCCTGAGGTCAGCAATGCAGTTGTAGAGAACAAGCTACTGTCAGAAGCGGTGTTGGAGTCCATAATTGGCAAAAATGGTGTTTCACCTGACACAAAGAAGAGTTTGGCAATACGTTTATCAGACTTACTGAAAGTGTTcgacaataataataataagaaactTGAGGCCGACGGGGCTATTGCTGCGGAAGCCCCGGACGAAAAGCAGGTTAATGGCGTGCAAGTTCCGGTACAAGTACCTTAAGCTGAATGTAATGTGGCCTACCTTTCTATTGCATTCTGCTTTGGAAGAGTATAAATGAACTCTCTTTCCACGTCTTCTTGTAGATCAGCTTCTACTATGTACTTGAATAATAGTTACAGAGTTGATATTGTCATGGTTTTACCTATCTTTAGCTTGCAGCCATATTGTCGCTGAAAGCCTCATGGCATAGTGTTCAATTGTCAACTAACATATCTGGGACATGCTCATATTTaacaaattatatatattaattttcagTGTGCAAGTTGTTGATCCGGAAGTTCTCATCTACCTGTTGATCTGAAGGTTTTCATCTAATCATCGAAGAAGCTTGGTCTAATTGGCTCATTcattagaaaaaaataaaatattaacatGGTTATTTATTGgtttatcaaataaaaaactaattaTTTTCTCTGGAGTTGTTAGCAGACATCTTTTCTATAATTTGGTCCCCCTAAAATTTAAATACGTGCTAGCTTAGTTTACTGACTCTTGGTTTGGTTAGCGTTTGACACTAGCCATCGTCGCGATAAGGCTGGTTCAACTAAAAGGAGGGGTACAGCTAGAATAGATGGGGAAAATACACAGGGAAGGGGGAAAAGACTAATGAAAAATTTGTGTGTTTTTATAAGCAcactatttaattatttttttatctcgcaTTCATTAAATCGTTACGGTATACTCTCATACGAAATGCCCAAAATATATCAATTCAAACGACACAACCTTAGTGCCATCTTAGCCACTGAGTCATTCTCAAGCTAAAATCCAACCTTGCAATATATTAGAACCAATAATATAGAAGCTTGGTGCAACCAAAAAATTGTAAAAGAAGATGCGCAGTAGCGTAATGAGAGCAGACTATTTTCAAGTAGTAAAAAATTTCCGCAGATTTTTCTAATTGCAATAGCAACAATAATAATGAAAGACTGCATTTCTGTGAGATACGGAGTATAATTTCTGTCGTTTTGAGCAAAGACTGCATTTCTGTCTTACTAGTTACTGCTACTATGAACATAAAATTTtaccccctttttcttttcccctttcccttggGATTGTTTAGGCCAAAAagtagaaaaggaagaaagaggcCAAAAAAAAGAGCTCCCAGTCATCACTCATCACCATCAGGCATAAACGCGGTTCCCGCTATTCACGTTAAAGAGCGTGATAAAAGTCCAAATACTAGGGAGAAAACGCGTACACATCATCCATAACGATAGACAGTGCTGACAAATTTGCAGGTATGCACAGCTGCTGACCCCGCCGCTACAAAATTATGGTCCTCCAAGAAGCATCACGGAACGCCGGTCACTGCCCAGCCTTCTAAGGCTTGGGGCCGAACCCTTGACCTCTCATCAAAAattgtcacaatatatcacgaTTTTTGTGGCTCATTTTCGACAGAATTTCTACTCACGTCGAGTTCCCTTCCCTT
This portion of the Coffea arabica cultivar ET-39 chromosome 2e, Coffea Arabica ET-39 HiFi, whole genome shotgun sequence genome encodes:
- the LOC140036599 gene encoding chalcone--flavanone isomerase-like → MSLSLSVGEVHVDGHVFPPAAKKPPGSDQNFFLGGVGARGLEIEGKFIKFTAIGVYLEETAIPSLAVKWKGKTAEELTESVEFFRDIVTGPFEKFIRVTMILPLTGRQYSEKVAENCAAYWKAVGIYTDAEDKAIEMFLDIFQNESFPPGASILFTQSPLGSLTISFSKDSSIPEVSNAVVENKLLSEAVLESIIGKNGVSPDTKKSLAIRLSDLLKVFDNNNNKKLEADGAIAAEAPDEKQVNGVQVPVQVP